AATAAATAGCttaagaagaaaatgaagaagaagaacaacaaataaTTCCATTTATAATGTGCTTTTCTTGAACTCAAAGCAAGTAGAGTCACAGTGTGTGACATTAGCTCTGTACTACTTTCTGTGGGGTAGTAGTGTTTTTAGCAGTCTATAGCATGATAGCCTACTCTGATACTCATGTTAAGTTAAATATTACAATTTAAAACAGGTCATTAGcagtttttaaagaaaaatattgAATCTATATTGGTCAAGATTTTAATACTGGcatcaagaaaaaaaatctggtaTAACCCAATCTTAATGTGtcaatatttatttgttgttgttgaaacaTTTTGTTCACTAAAAGATCACAGTTCATCATTTTTATCCACATACCGGTAGCGAATGAACACTACAGTGACAAGAAAATAAAACTCATGTCTGTTTGTGAGCTAAAAATATAATTTGTTTTTGCAGAAGGGCAGAGAATACAGAGGCTACTTCCATGCTGTGAGGCATTATGTGCAAAGCAGTACGTCAATATTTAGCAATGCAGCTTTAAAATGCAAGTCTCTTTACTTTGTAACGCGGAGACAGTTGAAAGAATGTGTTACGCATACATAGCCAAAGACATGGCAAGAACCTGACCCGCACAATCGCCAATCGCTGAAGTCTCCTCTGCTGAATCAGGGCTTCCTCATCCTCTTCATCAACATCATAATCATCCAGCCTGTATGTAGAGATAACCCACAGTTGCAATTACTGCACACTTCCCAGTCcaaaacaacataaaacaaTATTTCACATTCTTTGTAATATGAACCATGGATCAAAATGCTTCTACAATATCTGACAAGACAGATTGCAGTACAGCAGCAATAAACACATCCCTTGTGTACTCACACTTCTTCATCTGATTCATCCTGTTCTACTCTCATGCCTTCAGAGAGACTGCCCTTAAACTTGTCTTCTTTCTCCctgcttctcctccttctctcctgaGATCCTGAGCGTGAATGTTGCCTGTGGCCCAATCTGTTGCGTTCCAACGACCTGAAACATCAGAAACATCATGGCTTTAGTGGCCCTGTAAATCAGGTCCAAGAACAATCCCCAACGAGGGATTATTTCCTTTAGGGTTAACATGGTAATTGACACCCTGTGGGCAGCTCTATAATGTCCTcacttatataaaaaaagataatacatgctattattatttatgataataaataatatgggCTTATGAGTTAGAAGTGAAACAGACCTTCGTCTGGGAAGAGTGGACCTGCTGGCGTGTCTCCTGGGGGAGCGAGATCTGCACATTAGAGGGGAGCGGCTCAGTCTCCGTCTAGAGCCCAGAGAGGGACTCAGCCCTCTGCCCCCTCCTGCCTCATCACGGGAGCGGACCCTACAGGGGGCATACAGACATTCTCAACAATGGAGGAAAACAGGAACATACGATGGGTATAGAAGGAAGAACAAATGTCATGTTATGACTATGGTTAATAGTGAAATGATTACAGAGTAGAGTTTATTTACAAACACAGATTTCACAAATCGTTCATTAACACTGAATCTGTTGCCCCACTGACTGTAATGATCATAACATTGCACCAATAAACACCACAGGAGtatataagataaaaaaaacaaacaaataaaaaaaggcctCAAACCTGACAGGTGATAGTCTCTGGCGGTCAGaatctctctgtcttctctctacAGAGCGAGATCGACCCCTTCTGGCTGGAGATCTGCTGCGAGGGTCAGAGCGGCTTTGCTTGGGCCCTCTGTCGTCACTTGGGTTGCGGGGAAGCTGTTGAGGGGAATGGGGTTCTCTGGTCCTAATAGAGGATGCATGCTGTGCTGGACTTTGGTCTTGCTTTCTGCGGGGAGATCTGTTTTCCTTGCCTGATGAGATTTCTTTAGAGGGAGACTTAACCGCTATCTTGTCCCTGTCCTGTCTGCGGTCAGACTCAGTCTGTCGTCCATGTCTGTCTTTGGATCTAGAGCGTCTCATCTTATCTGGCGATTTGGAGTAACTAGAGTGTCTCGTTTTGTCTGGTGATTTGGAATAACCCACACTTTGTCTGCCTCCAGGCTGTGGAACTGGAGGTGAAGAAGCCCTTTTATTTCCCTGCTCAGTCTCAGCAGAGTGTGAATGTTGACTCTTGTTAGCAGACTGTTGTTTCCTGGATGTCACAGGAGATCTGGAACTCTGACGTCCATCTCTGGACTGCTGAATACTACTGGATGGCCTCCTCTCCAAGGATGGGCTTGGACCTTCATGGGCTTGAATTCTCTTCTTGATTTCAGTGTCTGGCTCAGTTCTACTCTTTCTTTTATCTGATCTATACTGTCTGACAGGCATCTCCTTGGACTTGCTTCTGCTTCGACACCTGGAATCCTGTCTTTCAGCTTCTTTAATGGAAGTACTGTCCTTAGTCATATTTGGCTCCTCCAGACTGTCCCTTGCCTGATCCCCATTACATGTCCCTTCTGGCATCTCCCCATCCTCGTCTGAGCCCGAGTTATATCCCTGCAGTATCAGGCCCATTCCTGAGTGCACCCTCCCATCCAGCAGCTCATTATCAAGCTCTGCTTGGATCATGGCCCTCTGCTTCTCTAAATCCTCCAAAGCTGCCATGTCATCCAGTCTGGACCTTTTTAGTGAGATAAGGTCAACATTGTCCTCTTCAGGACAGTCTCCATCATCCACCTTTGAGGACTCTCTGCGTTTGTGTTTTTTATGCTTGTGCCTATGCTTGTGTCTGTGATCCTTCTCCTCTAATGACAAATATTTGTGCTTTctgtgcttgctatggtgtttgtgtttctttctcttGTGTTTCTCCATGTCAACACCCTTCAAGTTTTCAGATTTCcttcctctgttctcctcttcttcacctGAGCCGTTCCCACTTCTGTCAGAGTTATCCACATCATCTTCTCTGGAAAGAAACACACAATGTCGTTGTCCCCAATATTCAACACAATCATAAATACTTGCTTGTCAAGAATAACCGGTAACGGTAACGTTGCGCTGATGGGCTGTCAAACATGGGCTGTCAAACTACTGTAGATACCCTAGTGGGCTCGTTATATTAGCACTAACAAGCTAACAAaactcagctagctagctacaatcAATCAAAAATCAAATGTACAAAGCTAGATAGCTACCTAATGTCAACGTCAGACACGGTTTAAACacggtttatttttatttttaacggCGGTGTATTATTTGAGTGCTTGGTGTTAGGGTCAGATAACACAGGACCTTTTAAAACGTCCTGTTTTGCTAGCCATTATTTTTGACAAGCTAATACTAGCGCTAGCTGGCTAACTAATGCACCACCATGTCACCGTGCACGTTTAACGTTATGACATGCAGAAAGATAGTTCCTCGACAAATTTACTATTTAAAATTACCTTCATTTTTACTTAAACCGATTCATTTCGCGGAAGGTGGTAGCTACCCACTGAGCTAAgatagctaacctagctagctagctaagttagctaacC
This portion of the Salminus brasiliensis chromosome 9, fSalBra1.hap2, whole genome shotgun sequence genome encodes:
- the prpf4ba gene encoding uncharacterized protein prpf4ba translates to MEALISGAANDFEEDDVDNSDRSGNGSGEEEENRGRKSENLKGVDMEKHKRKKHKHHSKHRKHKYLSLEEKDHRHKHRHKHKKHKRRESSKVDDGDCPEEDNVDLISLKRSRLDDMAALEDLEKQRAMIQAELDNELLDGRVHSGMGLILQGYNSGSDEDGEMPEGTCNGDQARDSLEEPNMTKDSTSIKEAERQDSRCRSRSKSKEMPVRQYRSDKRKSRTEPDTEIKKRIQAHEGPSPSLERRPSSSIQQSRDGRQSSRSPVTSRKQQSANKSQHSHSAETEQGNKRASSPPVPQPGGRQSVGYSKSPDKTRHSSYSKSPDKMRRSRSKDRHGRQTESDRRQDRDKIAVKSPSKEISSGKENRSPRRKQDQSPAQHASSIRTREPHSPQQLPRNPSDDRGPKQSRSDPRSRSPARRGRSRSVERRQRDSDRQRLSPVRVRSRDEAGGGRGLSPSLGSRRRLSRSPLMCRSRSPRRHASRSTLPRRRSLERNRLGHRQHSRSGSQERRRRSREKEDKFKGSLSEGMRVEQDESDEEVLDDYDVDEEDEEALIQQRRLQRLAIVRKYKDTKEDSIKSEPGSPQSSPRSRSPSPDDVLERVAADVKAYEQENLDTFEANIKAKHNLLTQEKDGANLKKPSAPDMFTESDDMFAAYFDSARLRAAGIGKDFKENPNLKDNWTDAEGYYRVNIGEVLDKRYDVYGYTGQGVFSNVIRARDLARAGQEVAVKIIRNNELMQKTGLKELDFLKKLNDADPDDKFHCLRLFRHFYHKQHLCLVFEPLSMNLREVLKKYGKDVGLHIKAVRSYSQQLFLALKLLKRCNILHADIKPDNILVNESKTILKLCDFGSASHIADNDITPYLVSRFYRAPEIIIGKPYDYGIDMWSVGCTLYELYTGKILLPGKTNNHMLKLAMDLKGKMPNKMIRKGLFKDQHFDQNLNFLYTEVDKVTEREKVTMMSSINPTKDLLTDMVGRQRLPEDQRKKVVQLKDLLDQILVLDPAKRISINQALQHPYIQERM